The proteins below come from a single Crossiella sp. CA-258035 genomic window:
- a CDS encoding tetratricopeptide repeat protein, whose amino-acid sequence MTEGTFEAYRRAESLLAANRPLDALRQLEPVLESDPELPSVHLLAARCYLHSAQLTRAERGFRRVLELDPTDHYARFALGRTLQRQSRLSEAITQLRMAAAMHPTPDYLEAVNEVRARIMLREKDTGT is encoded by the coding sequence ATGACCGAGGGCACCTTCGAGGCTTATCGCAGGGCGGAGTCGCTCCTGGCCGCGAACCGGCCGCTGGACGCGCTGCGCCAGCTGGAGCCCGTCCTGGAGTCCGATCCGGAGCTGCCAAGTGTTCATCTGCTGGCCGCCAGGTGTTACCTGCACTCCGCCCAGCTGACCAGGGCCGAGCGGGGTTTCCGCCGGGTGCTGGAGCTGGACCCCACCGACCACTACGCCCGGTTCGCGCTGGGCCGGACCCTGCAACGGCAGAGCAGGCTGTCCGAGGCGATCACCCAGCTGCGGATGGCCGCGGCCATGCACCCGACACCGGACTACCTGGAGGCGGTCAACGAGGTGCGGGCCCGGATCATGCTGCGGGAGAAGGACACCGGCACCTGA
- a CDS encoding lytic murein transglycosylase has protein sequence MVTPAPPSAPTPTPEPPSRRGGVAIRLVIAGVVIGVAGAGVWSLTQFLEPDRTPRRVEPPIVAVPVEPGSAVPGEVLPERQPPPAAQGGQAPDPIGDWAGKVGEAIEVPARALRAYAVADLTLRKEKPRCRITWATIAAIGRIESNHNRYGGATLQDDGRPSKPIIGVPLDGSPGFKAIPDTDKGQLDGDTQWDRAVGPMQFIPATWKRFAADADGDGKADPQDIDDAAVAAGRYLCASNRDLGTGKDWWAATFTYNNSVEYGQKVFGLADRYARGSLGQR, from the coding sequence GTGGTCACCCCCGCTCCGCCGTCCGCGCCGACGCCCACTCCCGAGCCGCCATCGCGCCGTGGTGGGGTCGCGATCCGGCTGGTCATCGCCGGTGTGGTGATCGGGGTCGCGGGCGCGGGCGTGTGGTCGCTGACCCAGTTCCTGGAGCCGGACCGGACCCCGCGCCGGGTGGAGCCGCCGATCGTCGCGGTGCCGGTGGAACCCGGTTCCGCGGTGCCCGGCGAGGTGCTGCCGGAGCGCCAGCCGCCACCGGCCGCCCAGGGCGGTCAGGCCCCGGACCCGATCGGGGACTGGGCGGGCAAGGTCGGCGAGGCCATCGAGGTGCCGGCCCGCGCGTTGCGGGCCTACGCGGTGGCCGACCTGACCCTGCGCAAGGAGAAGCCGCGCTGCCGGATCACCTGGGCCACCATCGCCGCGATCGGCCGGATCGAGTCCAACCACAACCGCTACGGCGGCGCCACGCTGCAGGACGACGGCCGTCCGTCCAAGCCGATCATCGGCGTGCCGCTGGACGGCTCACCGGGCTTCAAGGCCATCCCGGACACCGACAAGGGCCAGCTCGACGGCGACACCCAGTGGGACCGGGCGGTCGGGCCGATGCAGTTCATCCCGGCCACCTGGAAGCGCTTCGCCGCTGACGCGGACGGGGACGGCAAGGCCGATCCGCAGGACATCGACGACGCCGCGGTGGCCGCGGGGCGCTACCTGTGCGCGAGCAACCGGGACCTGGGCACCGGCAAGGACTGGTGGGCGGCCACCTTCACCTACAACAACTCGGTGGAGTACGGCCAGAAGGTCTTCGGCCTGGCCGACCGGTACGCCCGCGGCAGCCTCGGCCAGCGCTGA
- a CDS encoding lytic murein transglycosylase: MNPDGHTRNERRWAFLLLGATGTALAVLGALAVRGELAAPVAKQPPVAELKLPSALAPPDGGVQLPALAASAPGVRPQAQLAEWAAAHSMKLNVPKAALEAYGYAAAVTAAEQPACRITWTALAGIGQVESNHGRFNGAKLDASARPTTDIRGIPLDGRPGVKAIKDTDGGQLDGDTVWDRAMGPLQFIPTTWKDWGIDADTDGRTDPDDLDDAALSAARYLCASGGDLGTPEGWWRAVTTYNESRRYGQDVLDRADHYGRNSRKA; encoded by the coding sequence ATGAACCCCGACGGCCACACCCGTAACGAGCGACGCTGGGCCTTCCTGTTGCTCGGCGCCACGGGCACCGCCCTCGCCGTGCTCGGCGCGCTCGCGGTGCGCGGCGAGCTGGCCGCGCCGGTGGCGAAGCAGCCGCCGGTGGCCGAGCTCAAGCTGCCGTCCGCGCTGGCCCCGCCCGACGGCGGCGTGCAGCTGCCCGCGCTGGCCGCGTCCGCGCCCGGGGTGCGGCCGCAGGCGCAGCTGGCCGAGTGGGCCGCCGCGCACTCGATGAAGCTCAACGTGCCCAAGGCCGCGCTGGAGGCCTACGGCTACGCCGCCGCGGTCACCGCCGCTGAGCAGCCCGCCTGCCGGATCACCTGGACCGCGCTGGCCGGCATCGGGCAGGTGGAGTCCAACCACGGCCGGTTCAACGGCGCCAAACTGGACGCCTCCGCCCGCCCCACCACCGACATCCGCGGCATCCCGCTGGACGGGCGGCCAGGGGTGAAGGCGATCAAGGACACCGACGGCGGACAGCTGGACGGCGACACCGTGTGGGACCGCGCCATGGGCCCGCTCCAGTTCATCCCCACCACCTGGAAGGACTGGGGGATCGACGCGGACACCGACGGCCGCACCGACCCCGACGACCTGGACGACGCCGCCCTCTCCGCCGCCCGCTACCTGTGCGCCAGCGGCGGCGACCTGGGCACGCCGGAGGGCTGGTGGCGCGCGGTGACCACCTACAACGAGAGCCGCCGCTACGGCCAGGACGTGCTGGACCGGGCCGACCACTACGGCCGCAACAGCCGCAAGGCCTGA
- a CDS encoding MazG family protein, producing the protein MTPVAQDCAVVLLSERLGAVLPLAAVPALRTAAEVYADPAELGFPAPPPVADLLSAAERGPVVLLTLDAEGPAAAALVRAGAKLIGTPEPRGAGLVEAAQVMHRLRSPGGCPWDAEQTHDSLRQYLVEETYELLEAIEDGDRAALREELGDVLLQVLFHARVAEEDAADPFTIDEVATELVTKLIGRHPHVFAEDGDPAVRDSHTQQQRWEELKQAEKRRQSAVDGVALGQPAVSLAAKLAQRAGRARVPVDLLPSGADTGSGLFALAAKAKLAGADPESELRAVARGFAVTLRAAEAAARAAGVDPATLDAAGWHQFWPTEQPSGTAHADNAPD; encoded by the coding sequence GTGACCCCCGTTGCCCAGGACTGCGCCGTCGTCCTGCTCAGCGAGCGGCTCGGCGCGGTCTTACCGCTGGCCGCGGTGCCCGCGCTGCGCACCGCGGCCGAGGTCTACGCCGACCCGGCCGAGCTGGGCTTCCCGGCCCCGCCGCCGGTGGCGGACTTGTTGTCGGCGGCCGAGCGCGGGCCGGTGGTGCTGCTGACCCTGGACGCCGAGGGCCCGGCCGCGGCCGCGCTGGTGCGGGCCGGGGCCAAGCTGATCGGCACCCCGGAGCCGCGCGGCGCCGGACTGGTCGAGGCGGCCCAGGTGATGCACCGGCTGCGCTCGCCCGGCGGCTGCCCGTGGGACGCCGAGCAGACCCACGACTCGCTGCGGCAGTACCTGGTCGAGGAGACCTACGAGCTGCTGGAGGCGATCGAGGACGGCGACCGGGCGGCGCTGCGCGAGGAGCTGGGCGATGTGCTGCTCCAGGTGCTCTTCCACGCCAGGGTGGCCGAGGAGGACGCGGCGGACCCGTTCACCATCGACGAGGTGGCCACCGAGCTGGTGACCAAGCTCATCGGCCGCCACCCGCACGTCTTCGCCGAGGACGGCGACCCCGCGGTGCGGGACAGCCACACCCAGCAGCAGCGCTGGGAGGAGCTCAAGCAGGCCGAGAAGCGCAGGCAGTCCGCGGTGGACGGGGTCGCCCTCGGCCAGCCCGCGGTGTCCCTGGCCGCCAAGCTCGCTCAGCGCGCGGGTCGGGCGAGAGTGCCCGTCGACCTGCTGCCCTCCGGCGCGGACACCGGTTCCGGGCTGTTCGCGCTGGCCGCCAAGGCCAAGCTGGCCGGGGCCGACCCGGAGTCCGAGCTGCGCGCGGTGGCCCGCGGCTTCGCGGTCACCCTGCGCGCCGCCGAGGCCGCCGCCCGCGCCGCCGGGGTGGACCCGGCGACCCTGGACGCGGCGGGCTGGCACCAGTTCTGGCCCACCGAACAGCCCAGCGGCACAGCACACGCAGACAACGCACCCGACTGA
- the mfd gene encoding transcription-repair coupling factor: MTTSAPLAGLLTAATTSEAMRRVVTSVGAHDLELEGPSSARPLVVATLAAPAPVGAGRMVLVITATGREAEELGRALGDLLGQDTVAVFPSWETLPHERLSPRADTVGGRLSILRRLAHPEEFGPLRVVVATVRSLIQPMAPGLGELEPVRLRVGSEHDFAELVERFVRLAYVRVDMVEKRGEFAVRGGILDVFPPTAEHPVRLEFWGDEVTEIRAFAVADQRSLTDAVPELFAPPCRELLITEQVRARAAGLVQEHTGDPQLAEMLEKIANGIPCEGMEALLPALLPGELELLTDVVPVGTHVLVADPEKVRTRAHDLVRTGQEFLEASWMAAASGGKAPIDLGASAYRSLSEVAEHARDTGRPWWSLSQLTTDDVDGERRPIRLDIRQVEAYRGEVERAFADLRAHAASGGAAVLVVPGTGTGQRACEQLSEAEVPCRWAEQGLPEAPPPGLVTVVRGALEDGFVLTDPALVVLTETDLTGGRGGTSTKDMRRMPSRRRNAVDPLALKAGDFVVHEQHGIGKYVEMVRRTVQGATREYLVLEYASSKRGQPGDRLFVPTDQLDDVSRYVGGELPALNKLGGSDWKATKAKARKAVKQIAAELVQLYAARQSAPGHAFGEDTPWQRELEDAFPFTETPDQMAAIDEVKADMRRAVPMDRVICGDVGYGKTEIAVRAAFKAVQDGKQVVVLVPTTLLGQQHLNTFTERMRAFPVTVKGMSRFTDTMEAEKVLTGLADGSVDIVIGTHRLLQKNVRYKDLGLVIVDEEQRFGVEHKEHIKSLRTHVDVLTMSATPIPRTLEMSLAGIREMSTILTPPEERHPVLTYVGAHNDKQVGAAIRRELLRDGQVFYVHNRVSTIEKAARKIRELVPEARVVTAHGQMNEDKLEKIIEGFWEKEYDVLVCTTIVETGLDISNANTLIVERGDLLGLSQLHQLRGRVGRARERGYAYFLYPPESPLTEQAHDRLATIAQNSELGSGMAVAMKDLEIRGAGNILGAEQSGHIAGVGFDLYVRLVGEAVDAFRKHAGAGEGESEEAELADVRIELPVDAHIPHEYVPGERLRLEAYRKIAAAASGADLDAVREELTDRYGPLPKAVEHLLAVSTLRQTCREHGVTEIALQGSQIRFAPMELRDSQTIRLKRLYPKALYKPATRQVNVPRPTEGPAGGRMGAPPLRDRELLDWCAQFLHSLVGATPGTPVGAGRA, translated from the coding sequence ATGACCACCTCCGCGCCGCTCGCCGGCCTGCTCACCGCCGCCACGACCTCCGAGGCCATGCGCAGGGTCGTCACCTCCGTCGGCGCCCACGACCTGGAGCTGGAGGGCCCATCCTCGGCCCGGCCGCTGGTGGTGGCCACCCTGGCCGCGCCGGCCCCGGTCGGCGCGGGCCGGATGGTGCTGGTGATCACCGCCACCGGCCGCGAGGCCGAGGAGCTGGGCCGCGCGCTCGGCGACCTGCTCGGCCAGGACACCGTGGCGGTCTTCCCGTCCTGGGAGACGCTGCCGCACGAACGGCTCTCCCCACGCGCGGACACCGTCGGCGGGCGGCTGTCCATCCTGCGCAGGCTGGCCCACCCCGAGGAGTTCGGGCCGCTGCGGGTGGTGGTGGCCACCGTGCGCAGCCTGATCCAGCCGATGGCCCCCGGCCTCGGCGAGCTGGAGCCGGTGCGGCTGCGGGTGGGCTCCGAGCACGACTTCGCCGAGCTGGTCGAGCGGTTCGTCCGGCTGGCCTACGTGCGGGTGGACATGGTGGAGAAGCGCGGCGAGTTCGCCGTGCGCGGCGGCATCCTGGACGTCTTCCCGCCCACCGCCGAACACCCGGTGCGGCTGGAGTTCTGGGGCGATGAGGTCACCGAGATCCGCGCCTTCGCCGTGGCCGACCAGCGCTCGCTGACCGACGCGGTGCCGGAGCTGTTCGCCCCGCCCTGCCGGGAGCTGCTGATCACCGAGCAGGTGCGCGCCCGCGCGGCCGGCCTGGTGCAGGAGCACACCGGCGACCCGCAGCTGGCCGAGATGCTGGAGAAGATCGCCAACGGCATCCCGTGCGAGGGCATGGAGGCGCTGCTGCCCGCGCTGCTGCCCGGCGAGCTGGAGCTGCTCACCGACGTGGTCCCGGTCGGCACGCACGTGCTGGTGGCCGACCCGGAGAAGGTGCGCACCCGCGCGCACGACCTGGTGCGCACCGGCCAGGAGTTCCTGGAGGCCTCCTGGATGGCCGCGGCCAGCGGCGGCAAGGCCCCGATCGACCTGGGCGCCTCGGCCTACCGCAGCCTGTCCGAGGTGGCCGAGCACGCCCGCGACACCGGCCGCCCGTGGTGGTCGCTGAGCCAGCTCACCACCGACGACGTGGACGGCGAGCGCCGCCCCATCCGGCTGGACATCCGGCAGGTGGAGGCATACCGCGGCGAGGTGGAGCGGGCCTTCGCCGACCTGCGCGCGCACGCCGCCAGCGGGGGAGCCGCGGTGCTCGTGGTGCCCGGCACCGGCACCGGCCAGCGCGCCTGCGAACAGCTCAGCGAGGCCGAGGTGCCCTGCCGCTGGGCCGAGCAGGGCCTGCCGGAGGCCCCGCCGCCCGGACTGGTCACCGTGGTCCGCGGCGCGCTGGAGGACGGCTTCGTGCTGACCGACCCCGCGCTGGTGGTGCTCACCGAGACCGACCTCACCGGCGGCCGCGGCGGCACCTCCACCAAGGACATGCGCCGGATGCCCTCCCGCCGCCGCAACGCCGTCGACCCGTTGGCGCTCAAGGCAGGCGACTTCGTGGTGCACGAGCAGCACGGCATCGGCAAGTACGTGGAGATGGTGCGGCGCACCGTGCAGGGCGCCACCCGCGAGTACCTGGTGCTGGAGTACGCCTCCAGCAAGCGCGGCCAGCCGGGCGACCGGCTGTTCGTGCCCACCGACCAGCTCGACGACGTCTCCCGCTACGTCGGCGGCGAGCTGCCCGCGCTGAACAAGCTCGGCGGCTCGGACTGGAAGGCGACCAAGGCCAAGGCGCGCAAGGCGGTCAAGCAGATCGCGGCCGAGCTGGTGCAGCTCTACGCGGCCCGGCAGTCCGCGCCCGGCCACGCCTTCGGCGAGGACACCCCGTGGCAGCGGGAGCTGGAGGACGCCTTCCCGTTCACCGAGACCCCCGACCAGATGGCGGCCATCGACGAGGTCAAGGCGGACATGCGGCGCGCGGTGCCGATGGACCGGGTGATCTGCGGCGACGTCGGCTACGGCAAGACCGAGATCGCGGTGCGCGCGGCGTTCAAGGCGGTGCAGGACGGCAAGCAGGTGGTGGTGCTGGTGCCCACCACGCTGCTCGGCCAGCAGCACCTGAACACCTTCACCGAGCGGATGCGCGCCTTCCCGGTCACGGTCAAGGGCATGTCCCGCTTCACCGACACGATGGAAGCGGAGAAGGTGCTGACCGGGCTGGCCGACGGCAGCGTGGACATCGTCATCGGCACCCACCGGCTGTTGCAGAAGAACGTGCGCTACAAGGACCTCGGCCTGGTCATCGTCGATGAGGAGCAGCGCTTCGGGGTCGAGCACAAGGAGCACATCAAGTCCCTGCGCACGCACGTGGACGTGCTCACCATGTCAGCCACCCCGATCCCGCGCACGCTGGAGATGAGCCTGGCCGGCATCCGCGAGATGTCCACCATCCTCACCCCGCCGGAGGAGCGGCACCCGGTGCTGACCTACGTGGGCGCGCACAACGACAAGCAGGTCGGCGCGGCCATCCGGCGCGAGCTGCTGCGCGACGGCCAGGTCTTCTACGTGCACAATCGGGTCAGCACCATCGAGAAGGCGGCGCGCAAGATCCGCGAGCTGGTGCCGGAGGCCAGGGTGGTCACCGCGCACGGGCAGATGAACGAGGACAAGCTGGAGAAGATCATCGAGGGCTTCTGGGAGAAGGAGTACGACGTCCTGGTCTGCACCACCATCGTGGAGACCGGCCTGGACATCTCCAACGCCAACACCCTCATCGTGGAGCGCGGCGACCTGCTCGGCCTGTCCCAGCTGCACCAGCTGCGCGGCCGGGTGGGCCGGGCCAGGGAACGCGGCTACGCCTACTTCCTCTACCCGCCGGAGTCCCCGCTCACCGAGCAGGCGCACGACCGGCTGGCCACCATCGCGCAGAACTCCGAGCTGGGCTCGGGCATGGCGGTGGCCATGAAGGACCTGGAGATCCGCGGCGCGGGCAACATCCTGGGCGCGGAGCAGTCCGGGCACATCGCCGGCGTCGGCTTCGACCTCTACGTGCGGCTGGTCGGCGAGGCGGTGGACGCCTTCCGCAAGCACGCCGGGGCGGGGGAGGGCGAGAGCGAGGAGGCCGAGCTGGCCGACGTGCGGATCGAGCTGCCGGTGGACGCGCACATCCCGCACGAGTACGTGCCGGGCGAGCGGCTGCGGCTGGAGGCATACCGCAAGATCGCCGCGGCGGCCAGCGGCGCCGACCTGGACGCGGTCCGCGAGGAGCTGACCGACCGCTACGGCCCGCTGCCCAAGGCGGTGGAGCACCTGCTGGCGGTCTCCACGCTGCGCCAGACCTGCCGCGAGCACGGGGTCACCGAGATCGCGTTGCAGGGCAGCCAGATCCGGTTCGCGCCGATGGAGCTGCGCGACTCGCAGACCATCCGGCTCAAGCGGCTCTACCCCAAGGCGCTGTACAAGCCGGCCACCCGTCAGGTGAACGTGCCCAGGCCGACCGAGGGACCGGCCGGTGGCCGGATGGGCGCGCCGCCGCTGCGCGACCGCGAGCTGCTGGACTGGTGCGCCCAGTTCCTGCACAGCCTCGTCGGGGCCACTCCAGGTACCCCCGTTGGGGCGGGAAGGGCCTGA
- a CDS encoding alpha/beta hydrolase, which yields MTPTFVLVHGSNANSFSWSAVQRELALRGHRSLAVDLPGHGFQAGFLPAYQAPQDLVGFAAAPSPMTSVTLADYVEHTVAVVRRAAEHGPVVLVGHSLGGFTLGGVGNAVPELLDRIVYISAWCCTRPVADYLSAPEYADSLAAAVGENVLAADPMTAGVIRMNWRTADPEALAAVQEAMFAEGTQAEFLAALNTLDPDESPHITQGDTSLDPATWGRVPRSYLRLAEDRLHPPAWQDLFIADADAANPAHPFDVHTASGSHIGFLSRPDEVVGILDSLVRR from the coding sequence GTGACACCCACGTTCGTGCTCGTGCACGGCTCCAACGCCAACTCCTTCAGCTGGTCGGCCGTGCAACGGGAACTCGCGCTGCGCGGGCACCGTTCGCTCGCCGTCGACCTGCCGGGACACGGCTTCCAGGCCGGGTTCCTCCCCGCGTACCAGGCCCCGCAGGACCTCGTCGGCTTCGCGGCCGCGCCCTCGCCGATGACCTCGGTGACGCTGGCGGACTACGTCGAGCACACCGTCGCGGTGGTGCGCAGGGCCGCCGAGCACGGGCCGGTGGTCCTGGTCGGGCACAGCCTCGGCGGGTTCACCCTGGGCGGCGTGGGCAACGCGGTGCCCGAGCTGCTGGACCGGATCGTCTACATCTCCGCCTGGTGCTGCACCCGGCCGGTGGCCGACTACCTGAGCGCCCCGGAGTACGCCGACAGCCTGGCCGCCGCGGTCGGGGAGAACGTGCTCGCGGCCGACCCGATGACGGCCGGGGTGATCCGGATGAACTGGCGCACCGCCGACCCCGAGGCGCTGGCCGCGGTGCAGGAGGCCATGTTCGCCGAGGGCACCCAGGCCGAGTTCCTGGCCGCGCTGAACACCCTGGACCCGGACGAGTCCCCGCACATCACCCAGGGCGACACCAGCCTGGACCCGGCGACCTGGGGCCGGGTGCCGCGCAGCTACCTCCGGCTGGCCGAGGACCGGCTGCACCCGCCCGCCTGGCAGGACCTGTTCATCGCCGACGCGGACGCGGCCAACCCGGCGCACCCCTTCGACGTGCACACCGCGAGCGGCAGCCACATCGGCTTCCTGTCCCGCCCGGACGAGGTGGTGGGCATCCTCGACTCGCTGGTCCGGCGGTGA
- a CDS encoding PQQ-dependent sugar dehydrogenase, translated as MNSRLAVIGVAVLLTAGCAGGVGGTAPSTSPAPGLAVEVVTDKLTHGWEIGFLPGGQVLVSQRPGRLTLLSGSKPGATATEVSADFADVLVRGEGGLMGLVVHPDFATSRKFTTCQTHQQGDRAVDVRLVTWTLAADGRSAARNPEPLLTGLPVISSGRHSGCRLQLAPDGALLVGTGDAAQPAAAQDRQGLGGKVLRIDLNNGAPAPGNPFAAAGNARERLIYSFGHRNVQGLAVRPGGDQVFAAEHGPTRDDEVNLVKAGANYGWDPSQGGTVTSYDESVPMTDTERFPDAAPAVWSSGASTVAVCAADFLSGADWGELDGVLAMTTLKGSKLLLLSLDEAGAVKSVAAPKELDDTHGRLRAARRGPDGALYVTTSNGTGDKLLRITRR; from the coding sequence ATGAACTCGCGGCTCGCGGTCATCGGTGTGGCGGTCCTGCTCACGGCGGGCTGCGCGGGCGGGGTGGGCGGCACGGCGCCGTCCACCTCGCCCGCGCCGGGCCTGGCGGTGGAGGTGGTCACCGACAAGCTCACACACGGCTGGGAGATCGGCTTCCTGCCCGGTGGCCAGGTGCTGGTCAGCCAGCGGCCAGGACGGCTCACCCTGCTGTCCGGGTCCAAGCCGGGGGCCACCGCCACCGAGGTCAGCGCCGACTTCGCCGACGTGCTGGTGCGCGGCGAGGGCGGGCTGATGGGCCTGGTGGTGCACCCGGACTTCGCCACCTCGCGGAAGTTCACCACCTGCCAGACCCACCAGCAGGGCGACCGGGCGGTGGACGTCCGCCTGGTCACCTGGACGCTGGCCGCGGACGGCCGCAGCGCTGCCAGGAACCCCGAGCCGCTGCTCACCGGGCTGCCGGTGATCAGCAGCGGGCGGCACTCCGGCTGCCGCCTCCAGCTGGCCCCCGACGGCGCGCTGCTGGTCGGCACCGGCGACGCGGCGCAGCCCGCGGCCGCGCAGGACCGGCAGGGGCTGGGCGGCAAGGTGCTGCGGATCGACCTGAACAACGGCGCGCCCGCGCCGGGCAACCCGTTCGCCGCCGCGGGCAACGCCAGGGAGCGGCTGATCTACAGCTTCGGGCACCGCAACGTGCAGGGCCTGGCGGTGCGGCCGGGCGGGGACCAGGTCTTCGCCGCCGAGCACGGGCCGACCCGCGACGACGAGGTCAACCTGGTCAAGGCGGGCGCGAACTACGGCTGGGACCCGTCCCAGGGCGGCACGGTGACCAGCTACGACGAGAGCGTGCCGATGACCGACACGGAGCGGTTCCCGGACGCGGCGCCCGCGGTGTGGAGCTCGGGCGCGAGCACCGTGGCGGTGTGCGCGGCGGACTTCCTCAGCGGCGCGGACTGGGGCGAGCTGGACGGCGTGCTGGCCATGACCACGCTCAAGGGCAGCAAGCTGCTGCTGCTCAGCCTGGACGAGGCGGGCGCGGTCAAGTCGGTGGCCGCGCCCAAGGAGCTGGACGACACGCACGGCCGGCTGCGCGCGGCCCGGCGCGGCCCCGACGGCGCGCTGTACGTGACCACCAGCAACGGCACCGGGGACAAGCTGCTGCGGATCACCCGGCGCTGA